From one Catellatospora sp. IY07-71 genomic stretch:
- a CDS encoding phospho-sugar mutase, with the protein MTDNLADRVRHWIAQDPDPDARKELQQLLDALPGTEAELTDRFSGPLTFGTAGLRGPLRAGPNGMNLAVVRQAAAGLVNWLTKHEPGGLLVIGYDARRGSHEFAQETARVATGAGMRAALMPRPLPTPVLAYAVRAMDAVAGVMVTASHNPPQDNGYKVYLGEHLGGPLGAGAQIVPPADREIEAEIRDVKLLSQVPLGHPGTVLDDEIVTSYLAAAAAVVQDDQPKDLAVAYTPLHGVGGRVLGDAFLRAGFPVPAAVPAQAEPDGAFPTVSFPNPEEPGAMDLVLALAAERRADIAIANDPDADRCAVAVPAPNGNGNGWRMLRGDEVGVLLADHLMRLGRTGTYATTIVSSSLLRAMCAKRGFGYAETLTGFKWLSRAAPDLVYGYEEALGICVAPGMVRDKDGITAALLVAELAAGLKAELRTLSDRLDDLANEFGLHVTDQLSVRVDDLAEIERMMTHLRAKLPGSLLDEPVTSTEDLLDRPGELNADVVILRTETARVVVRPSGTEPKLKAYLEVVEPVSEGDVAAARERAAATVRALRTEVAAALGIWSVSP; encoded by the coding sequence ATGACCGACAACCTTGCCGATCGCGTACGCCACTGGATCGCCCAGGACCCCGACCCCGACGCGCGCAAGGAGCTGCAGCAGCTGCTCGACGCCCTACCGGGCACCGAAGCCGAGCTGACCGACCGGTTCAGCGGGCCGCTCACCTTCGGCACCGCCGGGCTGCGCGGCCCACTGCGGGCCGGCCCCAACGGCATGAACCTGGCCGTGGTCCGGCAGGCCGCGGCCGGCCTGGTCAACTGGCTCACCAAGCACGAGCCCGGCGGCCTGCTGGTCATCGGGTACGACGCCCGCCGCGGCTCGCACGAGTTCGCGCAGGAGACCGCCCGGGTCGCCACCGGCGCCGGGATGCGCGCCGCGCTGATGCCCCGCCCGCTGCCCACCCCCGTGCTCGCGTACGCGGTGCGCGCGATGGACGCCGTGGCCGGCGTCATGGTCACCGCCTCGCACAACCCGCCACAGGACAACGGATACAAGGTCTACCTGGGCGAGCACCTGGGCGGCCCGCTGGGCGCCGGGGCGCAGATCGTGCCGCCCGCCGACCGCGAGATCGAAGCCGAGATCCGCGACGTGAAGCTGCTCTCGCAGGTGCCGCTCGGGCACCCGGGCACCGTGCTCGACGACGAGATCGTGACGTCCTACCTGGCCGCCGCCGCGGCGGTCGTGCAGGACGACCAGCCCAAGGACCTGGCGGTGGCGTACACACCGCTGCACGGGGTGGGCGGCAGGGTGCTCGGCGACGCGTTCCTGCGGGCCGGTTTCCCGGTGCCCGCGGCCGTGCCCGCGCAGGCCGAGCCGGACGGCGCCTTCCCGACCGTCTCCTTCCCCAACCCGGAGGAGCCGGGCGCGATGGACCTGGTCCTCGCGCTGGCCGCCGAGCGGCGGGCCGACATCGCGATCGCCAACGACCCCGACGCGGACCGCTGCGCGGTGGCCGTGCCCGCGCCCAACGGCAACGGCAACGGCTGGCGCATGCTGCGCGGCGACGAGGTCGGCGTGCTGCTCGCCGACCACCTGATGCGGCTGGGCCGCACCGGCACGTACGCCACCACCATCGTCTCGTCCTCGCTGCTGCGGGCCATGTGCGCCAAGCGGGGGTTCGGGTACGCCGAGACGCTCACCGGGTTCAAATGGCTCTCCCGGGCCGCGCCCGACCTGGTCTACGGCTACGAGGAGGCGCTGGGCATCTGCGTCGCCCCCGGCATGGTCCGCGACAAGGACGGCATCACCGCGGCCCTGCTGGTCGCGGAGCTGGCCGCAGGCCTGAAGGCGGAGCTGCGCACCCTGTCCGACCGCCTCGACGACCTCGCGAACGAGTTCGGCCTGCACGTCACCGACCAGCTCTCGGTGCGCGTCGACGACCTGGCCGAGATCGAGCGGATGATGACGCACCTGCGCGCCAAGCTCCCCGGCTCGCTGCTCGACGAGCCGGTCACGTCCACCGAGGACCTGCTCGACCGCCCCGGCGAGCTGAACGCCGACGTGGTCATCCTGCGCACCGAGACCGCCCGGG